The following are from one region of the Polynucleobacter sp. MWH-CaK5 genome:
- the mpl gene encoding UDP-N-acetylmuramate:L-alanyl-gamma-D-glutamyl-meso-diaminopimelate ligase — protein sequence MHLHILGICGTFMGGIAAIARQAGHRVTGCDANVYPPMSTQLEAQGIELIEGFSPDQISLKPDLFIIGNVVSRGNPLMEAILDQGLPYQSGPQWLGEQVLQGKHVLAVAGTHGKTTTTAMLTWILQANGLEPGYLIGGVPNNFDLSARLGKKTGDQADAPHYFVIEADEYDTAFFDKRSKFVHYRPRTAILNNLEFDHADIFADITAIETQFHHLVRTVPSAGRLIVNGAEQSLERVVQRGCWSSLERFALPEQSIKTQDWSLIDTTKDGFKVIYKGQEVAEVCWDEDASVTGRHNQLNALAAIAAAHHVGISAQKAAQALGTFKNVKRRMEVIGRVNGITIYDDFAHHPTAITTTVDGLRRRVGRDANTRILAVLEPRSNTMKLGVMKSQLPDSLQDADLVFGYGSATGKDALGWDLKESLAPLGSKAQAFDDLNLLMAAVKQAAKPGDHILVMSNGGFGGVHRKLLELLK from the coding sequence ATGCATCTTCATATCCTAGGTATTTGCGGTACTTTTATGGGCGGTATTGCCGCCATCGCACGTCAGGCAGGTCATCGAGTGACTGGTTGTGACGCCAATGTTTACCCACCAATGAGCACTCAACTCGAGGCTCAGGGCATTGAACTGATCGAGGGATTTTCTCCAGATCAAATCTCTTTAAAACCCGACTTATTCATTATTGGTAATGTGGTTTCTCGCGGCAATCCATTGATGGAGGCCATTTTGGATCAAGGTCTTCCTTACCAATCTGGACCTCAATGGTTGGGTGAGCAGGTGTTACAGGGCAAGCATGTTTTGGCTGTTGCTGGCACTCATGGAAAAACTACCACGACTGCGATGCTCACTTGGATTTTGCAAGCGAATGGCTTAGAGCCTGGGTATTTGATTGGCGGTGTACCAAATAACTTCGACTTATCTGCGCGCTTGGGTAAAAAGACAGGTGATCAAGCCGATGCTCCTCATTACTTTGTGATCGAGGCTGATGAATATGACACAGCGTTTTTTGATAAGCGCAGCAAATTTGTTCATTACAGGCCACGAACAGCTATTTTGAATAACTTAGAGTTTGATCATGCGGATATCTTTGCTGATATCACTGCCATCGAAACTCAATTTCATCATTTGGTGAGAACTGTTCCAAGCGCAGGTCGTTTGATAGTGAATGGCGCTGAACAAAGTTTAGAGCGAGTGGTGCAGCGTGGATGTTGGTCAAGTCTAGAGCGATTTGCTTTACCCGAGCAATCAATCAAGACTCAAGATTGGTCTTTGATTGATACAACAAAAGATGGCTTCAAAGTCATATATAAGGGCCAAGAGGTCGCAGAGGTTTGTTGGGATGAGGATGCATCTGTCACTGGTCGACACAATCAATTGAATGCTTTAGCGGCCATCGCTGCTGCGCATCATGTGGGCATTTCTGCACAAAAAGCCGCGCAAGCATTGGGCACATTCAAGAATGTGAAACGTCGCATGGAAGTGATTGGCCGAGTCAATGGCATCACCATCTATGATGATTTTGCACACCATCCAACAGCGATCACCACCACGGTGGATGGCTTAAGACGTCGAGTAGGGCGTGATGCCAATACACGTATCTTGGCCGTACTGGAGCCACGTTCAAACACGATGAAGTTGGGCGTGATGAAAAGTCAGTTGCCTGATAGTTTGCAAGACGCTGATTTGGTTTTTGGTTACGGCTCAGCCACTGGTAAGGATGCATTGGGCTGGGACTTGAAAGAGTCTTTGGCGCCGCTCGGTTCAAAAGCTCAAGCGTTTGATGATTTAAATCTTCTCATGGCAGCAGTGAAGCAAGCAGCAAAACCTGGCGATCATATTTTGGTGATGAGCAATGGTGGTTTTGGTGGTGTGCACCGCAAGCTTTTAGAGTTGTTGAAATAA
- the fabG gene encoding 3-oxoacyl-ACP reductase FabG, producing the protein MTKNMAKRLENKVCIITGSANGIGFATAQKFCDEGGISIICDMNDAQVQAAVDQLKSAGGQADGFVMNVTNRKNIDQVVAAVIERYGRIDVLINNAGITKDARLVNMTEEQFDAVIDVNLKGVFNCTQAVVPHMLQAGRGSIVSASSVVGLYGNFGQTNYAATKYGVIGFTTTWARELGPKGIRVNAVCPGFVETNILASMPEDVLKGMKDRSWLRRLGKPEELANVYAFLASDESSYINGIALEASGGISL; encoded by the coding sequence ATGACAAAAAATATGGCCAAGCGTTTAGAGAATAAAGTTTGCATCATCACTGGCAGCGCCAATGGTATTGGTTTTGCCACTGCACAAAAGTTTTGTGATGAAGGTGGTATTTCAATCATTTGTGACATGAATGACGCACAAGTTCAAGCGGCTGTTGATCAACTGAAATCGGCGGGTGGTCAGGCTGATGGCTTTGTGATGAATGTCACGAATCGTAAAAATATTGATCAGGTCGTGGCAGCAGTGATCGAGCGTTACGGCCGCATCGATGTTCTCATCAATAACGCTGGTATCACCAAGGATGCACGCTTGGTCAATATGACTGAAGAGCAATTTGATGCGGTGATCGATGTCAATCTAAAAGGTGTCTTTAATTGCACCCAGGCAGTTGTGCCGCACATGTTGCAAGCTGGACGCGGTTCGATTGTGAGCGCCTCAAGCGTGGTTGGTTTGTATGGCAACTTTGGTCAGACAAACTATGCCGCTACCAAATATGGTGTGATTGGTTTTACAACCACGTGGGCCAGAGAGTTGGGCCCTAAAGGCATCCGTGTAAATGCCGTTTGTCCTGGATTTGTGGAAACAAATATTTTGGCATCTATGCCTGAAGATGTTTTGAAAGGTATGAAAGATCGTTCATGGTTACGCCGCCTAGGTAAGCCAGAAGAGTTGGCCAATGTATACGCATTTTTAGCCAGCGATGAATCAAGTTACATCAACGGCATCGCCTTAGAGGCCAGCGGCGGGATATCTCTTTAA